The sequence CCCGTTTGAATCTTACCTGACTGAACATGCCGCCCGGTTTGAGGACGAACTCTGCCAGTGGCTGCGGATTCCCAGCGTCAGCGCCATTTCGGCCCATCGCAACGACACGCGCCGCGCCGCCGCCTGGGTCGCTGGCCAGTTGCAGGCCCTGGGCCTGCAGGTCGAGCAAGTCGAAACGCCGGGGCACCCGATCATCTATGCCGAGTGGCTGGGTGCGCTGGGGGCGCCGACCGTGTTGGTCTATGGCCATTACGACGTGCAGCCGGCCGACCCATTGGACGAGTGGATCACCCCGCCGTTCGAGCCGGCCCGCCGCGAGGGAAACATTTACGCCCGCGGCGCCACCGACGACAAGGGACAGGTACTCACCCATGTGAAGGCGGCCGAGGCTTGGCTGCGCACGGCGGGCAAGTTGCCGGTGAACCTCAAGTTCCTGATCGAGGGAGAAGAGGAAGTCGGCAGCGAGAACCTCGAACCGTTCGTGGCCGCCAACCGCGACAAGCTGGCCTGCGATGTGATCGTGATCAGCGACACGGCCCAATACGCCCCCGGCAAGCCGGCTATCACGTACGGACTGCGCGGCATCGCTTATTTCGAGGTCAAGCTCCGCGGGCCGGCCAAGGACTTGCACTCGGGCATCTTCGGCGGCGCAGTCAGCAACCCGGCCAATGCGCTGGCCAAGATGCTGGGCGGGCTGGTCGATGAGCAAGGTCGCATTCAGGTGCCAGGGTTCTACGATCATGTTGTGCCGCTGACGCCGCGCGAGCGCGAACAGTTCGCGGCCCTGAACTATGACGACGCCGAGCTATGCAAACAATTGGAAGTAGGCGGACTGAGCGGCGAAGCGGGCTACAGCACGCTCGAACGCCGTTGGGCGCGGCCGACGTGCGACATCAACGGCCTGACCTCGGGCTATCAAGGCGAAGGGGCCAAGACGGTCCTGCCCTGCCGCGCCAGCGCCAAGCTGAGCTTCCGCCTAGTGCCGAACCAGACGCCGGCCGAAGTCGAGCGCGGGCTGCGCACCTTTTTGCAAAGTCGACTGCCGCCGGGCGTCACGATGGAGATTGTGGCCCACCACGGCGCGCCGGGCATTTTGACGCCGCTGGAAAGCCCGTACATGGCCGCCGCCGAGCAGGCGATCGCGGCCGGGTTCGGCACGCCGCCGGTGTTGGTCCGCGAGGGGGGCTCGATCCCCATCGTGTCGACGTTCAAAGAATTGCTGGGGGTCGATACACTGCTGCTGGGCTGGGGACTGAACGATGACGGCGCGCACGGGCCGAACGAAAAGTTCTGCCTGGCCGATTACCACCGCGCCATCAAGAGCAGCGCCTGGCTTTGGGAACACATCGGCCGCTTGAAGGGCGCGAAGAAATAATCGGTTATTGCTCCATTGCCACGCGGCCAGCGCTAACCCTTCTCCCTCCGGGAGAAGGTGGCCGACAGGCCGGATGAGGGTCATCGTTCATTCGAGATCGACGCACAAAGCCAAGACAGTGGACCCTCATCCGGTTCGCTGCGCTCACCACCTTCTCCCCGGGGGAGAAGGGTTAAATGCCACCAACGCAAGCATCACACCAGAAGTAGGGCCAAAGGACTGCCATGCTCGATCGCAAATTCATTGTCGATAATGCCGCGGCTGTGAAAGCCAACTGCGCGGCGCGCGGCGTCAAGGCCGACGTCGACCGGTTCGTCGCGCTCGAAGCCGACCGCCGCCAATTGCAAGCCAAGACCGACGAGCTGAACCGCCAGGCCAACGAGGTGGCCAAGAACATCGGCCGCGCCAAGGACGCCGCCGAGCGCGACGCCCGCAAGGAAGAAGGGCGGGCCATCCGCGAACAGGTGACCGCCGTCGAGCATCAGATGACCGCCGTGGCCGAGGAACTCGACACGGTGCAGCGCGGCATCCCCAACATGTCGCACCCATCGGCCCCGCCGGGTGCCGGCGACGACAAGGCCGTCGAAGTCCGCCGCGGCAAGGCGCCAATCCCCAAGTTCGACTTCAAGCCGTTGGATCACGTCACCCTGGGCGAGAAGCTGGGGATCATCGACCTGGAAGGGGGCGCGCGGGTCACGGGGCACGGCTTTTACTTCTTGAAGAACGACGCCGTGCTATTGGAGCTGGCGCTGCAGCGCTGGGCCGTGGGATTGCTGATGGGCGAAGGTTTCACGGCCGCCATCACTCCAGACCTGGCGCTGAACGAAGTGCTGCACGGCACGGGCTATATTCCGCGCGGACCAGAGACCCAGATTTACAGCATCGCGAACACCGACCTCAGCCTGGTGGCGACGGCTGAAATCACGCTGGGCGGTTTGATGCGTGACCAGATTCTCGATGTCGAGCAACTGCCGATCAAACTCTGTGGCATCAGTCACTGCTACCGCACCGAAGCGGGCGCGGCAGGCCGCGCCACCCGCGGGCTTTACCGCGTACACCAGTTCACCAAGGTCGAGATGTTCGCCTTCACGACGCCCGACGCCAGCGACGCCGCGTTGGAAATGCTGCGTGACTTGGAATGCCGCATCTTTGACGAGTTGGGCGTCCCCTACCGCGTGATTGACATCGCGGCGGGCGATCTTGGCGGGCCGGCGTATCGCAAGTACGACCTTGAAGCCTGGATGCCGGGGCGGGGCGAAGCCGGCGAGTTTGGCGAAGTGACCAGCACGAGCAACTGCACCGATTACCAGGCCCGCCGCTTGGGCATACGCTTCCGCCGCAAGGGAGAAAAGGGAACGCAGTTCGTTCATACCCTGAACGGCACCGCCGTGGCGATCAGCCGCGCGTTGATCGCGATTATCGAGAACTACCAGCAAGCCGACGGCACGATCCGCGTGCCCAAGGTGCTGCAGCCGTGGGTGGGCAAGGAAGTGATCGGCTGAAGAAGAGGGGCTAGGGACTAGGGGGAGAGGTGTTCAGCAGCCCCGCGTGCATATTTGCCGGCAGCGTTCCTGGACGATGCGCCACAGGTACTTCGGATTTCCTAGCACGTAGCGTTGCCACTTGTGGGGTTGGCGTCGCAAGATGTCGGCCCATTCCATGCCGAGCTTGCGGACCCAGAGCGGCGCGCGAATCAACTCGCCCGCCCAGCGGTCAACCAGCGCGCCGACCCCCATGCACAATCGCGCGTTCAGTCGCGACCGGTTGCGATCGATCCATTTCTCTTGGATTGGGTTCCCCATCGCCACCAACAACAAGTGCGGCCTTACCCGATTGATTTCGTCGATCACGGCTGACTCGTTCGCCTCGCTCAGAAAGCCAGCGTGAAAGCCGCACTGGGTCCAGCCCGGAAACATCTCAGCCGCCACGGCGGCCGAGCGAGCCACGATCTCGGGCGTGCTCCCCAGCAGGTAATAGCCGAACCGCTTGCCGGATGTGACTTCCAAGAACTCGGGGACCAGGTCGGTGCCGTTCAGGTTCGCCTGCACGCGCACACCTTGCATGCGCGCGGCCCAGCGCACGCCGGTGCCATCGCCCAGGACGACGGTCGCGCGGTTCAGCACCTCGCGGAAACTCGGCTCTTCATAAGCCAGGTTCAACGTGTGGGCGTTGGCATAGTACAGCGTGTGTGGCTGATCGCCAGGATTCAATACCAGCCATTCGCAGAGGGCCAGCGCGTCGTCGAACGTCATGTCGAGCATCGACACATCGAGCACGCGAAACCGACGCGCCGACGCCGGCAACGGCAACGACCAGAGCGGCTTCGTCGCGTGGTCCTCGACGCCAGGTTTTCCGGCCGGCAATGTCGGCGAGCCGCTTAGCGCGAACCATTCGTTCTGGGCCAAGGGGGCCGCTGGGTTCGACACCGGGACGACGGAGGAAGAAAAGGTGAGTTCGGGCTTTTCCATGGCGGGCTCGGGCGCGGTGACTGATTGGTAAACGAGCAGCTCCGCCATGACCGCCTGGCCAGCGCGCACTGCTCCCTACCAACTTTAGGTCAGAACCCGAGCGAAAGAGGAAACCGCGGCAGTAAGCGCGGCGCATTCGCTACGACCGGCGCGATTAAAACACCGGCGGCAGGCCCATCGCCCTGCGCCAGGCGGAAAGCTGTCCCAGATGCGTCGCTTCGTGCGACGTCATTAGCCCCAGGATCAAGCTCCCCATCGTGGGAAAACGGGCTCTCATTCGCTCGGGCGCTGGCTGGGTGAAGACTTCGGGTTGGGCGCCTTGCACCGCGGTGACCAGTCGCGCGTGGCCGGCTTCGAGCCAGGCCAGCAACTCGGCCTTGCTCGGATAGATCGCGCGGTCGCTGCTGGGCGTGGAGCCCATGCCGAAGAGTTCCTTGCGATCTGGCGTGGCGGTCGGCGGCGCGCCGAGCAGATTGCCGCCCGCTTCGCTGACCCAGGCCAGGTGCCCCAGCGTGAACGCCGCGTGGTTCATGGTCCGCTCTGGCACTGGCTGGGCGCACAGTTGCGCATCGTCCAAATCGGCCACCAGTTTTTGGGCATAGGTCAGGCCAAAGGCATAAATCGGTAGGGCGTATTCAAACATACAGGGCTCGTGAAAATGGATGGTTAACTGCGGCCTCGATTGCCCGCCTATTTCGCCGCGCTCGCGCGGACGACTTTGCCGAACATCTGGCCGCCGTGGTCGCCGCCGCTCCAAGTGCCGGCGTATTGATCGCGGAAGAACAGAATCCGGCAGGTGAACTTGCCCATCCCGGGCACCGGAAAGTCGGTCATCGTCAGCACCGGAGTATCGCCGGCCCATTTTACCTCGAGCGTCAGCGGCAGCGTGGCATCGGTCTTGCCGTACTGGATGCGCGCTTGGAACAGAAAGAAGTCGTCGCGCACCTTGGCGACCTTGACCAGGGTGTACTTCTCGGTCTTGCCCGGCTGACCTTCTTTTCCGTCGGTGGTAAAGTGCCCGACCAAGGACGACCCGTTGAGCATCTCGACGAAATTCTTTTCCAGCGTGGCCCGATCGGGCACCGGCGTCGACAACAGCCCGGGCGGCTCGTCGCCCCGCAACGTCGCCAGTCCCAACACCGACAACAACGCAACCGCCAGATAACGCGAAGCACGCATGACCGATCCTCCCAAGTGATCGAGGAATGAATAGCAGCTAAGATTTCGCGCTCAGTATATCCGGGCGACAGGAATCCCGGGAAGCAATTCAACTTGTTGACGCAGTACGGTTCAACAGACGAAATTCACCGCAAAGACGCAAAGGACGCTAAGAATAACAAAGAGATTTGAAACGCAGAGGTCACAGAGAGACGCGGAGAAAGCTTTTCATTTCTACTTCCTTCTGGGCGTTCCTCAGCGCCCTCGGCGATTCAATTCTTTCGCACTTTCCTTTGCGCCCTTTGCGTCTTTGCGGTGCAAACTCCCTTGCCTTTTCTTCGCGTTGTCGTGGCGATTTTGCGGTTGATTTATAGATTCCGCAAATACTGCACCGCTTGCGAAACTTCGAGCGCCGGGTTGTCGACCGAGCCGCGCTCGATCGAAAGATAGCCTCGGTACTGCCGCTCTTCGAGCAGGCCCAGCAGCGCCGGAAAGTCGGCCGCGCCGCGACCGATCTCGACCGCCATGCCCCGCCCGCGGGCCAGGTCGCGAACCGCGTCATTCACATGGACGTGCTCGATCCAGCCGGCCAATTCCTGGGCGGCGTCTTGCGACGAAAAGCCGTTGACGATCAGGTTGCCAGGATCGAACGTCACGCCGAGCGCTCCCTTGGGCAAGGCTTCGAGCAGCCGCCGCAAATCGGCGCCGCTTTCCGCTCCCGTCTCGGTACACAACATCGCGCCGACCTTCTGGCCATAGGCTCCCAGGTCGGCCAGCACTTCGGTCAAGCGTTGCCAGATGGGGCTCTTGTCGTCAGCGGGCACGCGCCCTACCTGGTTCACGACGACCCGCGCGCCTAGTTCATACGCCAAGCGCATGGCCGCGCGCGTCGCTTCGACGCGGGGCTGCAAGTCTTCTTCGACTTCGTAGCCTCGCCGAGTGCGAAACTCGACGGCCGCCACGCGCAGCCCCTGGTCGTCGAGCAGCTTGCGGACCTGGCGGATGCCCGTCTCGCCAAGTTGCGGGTTCACCTCGCCTCGGGCGTCGATCTCGACGGCGTCGATGTTCAGTTGTCGGGCCACGTCGAGCGCCCGCCGAAAGCTCGTCGGCAGACTGCGCAGTTGCAGGGCGATCTTAAGTTGCAGCACGTTGTTTCCTCGGCAGCCGATTGTTTCCGCGGCGGGTTCGGCGAACGGAGCACGCCCTGGCGGTCGATACAGACGAAGAGGCCCCGGCGGTCAACTTGCCAACCGGCGGCAAACTTTACCTAGACTCCCACCCTCGTACCGGCGGCGTGCCAGCAATCATGGGTTCTTGGTCGACCTTGCTGATTCTAACGGCTGCGATCGTTGCGCCCACCGCCTCGGTGAGCGAAGTGGCGGTCGAAGTCTATCGCGAGGGCTTCGAGAATCGTGGCCAGTTCACGGCCGAAACCTTGCCCGATGGTTGGACTCGCCGCTCGGGCCCCGGCTTTCCTCGTTACTTGCCGGCCAAGGTCAGTTTCGAGCCTTCCTACGAAGGGAAGCGGTGCCTGAAGCTGGAACTCGATGGTAACGCCGTCGGCGTGGTGAGCGGGGCCCAGCCGGCCGACGACGAACATTGCTGGCAGGCCAGCGTGATGGTTCGCACCGAGCGGCTGGTCAATGATCGCGTTAGTTTGACGCTGATGTTTCTGAATGAGCGGCGCGAAGTCGTCGAGACCGTGACCAGTGAACTGGTTCAATCGCGCGGCACGTGGACCACGCTCAGCCTTGGACCGGTCGCCCCCAAGCACGAAGCAACACGCTGGGTGCAGATCGGCTTGCAACTCGAACCGACCGCCGGCGAGATGCCCGACCTGGTTGGCTCGGCCCGCTTCGACGAGCTGCGACTGGCCGAGACGCCGCGCGTGCGCATCGAATCGAGCGACGACGTGCGGCTGTTCCAAGTGGGACAACCGATGGTCATCGATTGCAGCGCCACGGGGTTTACCAGCCCACAAGACGCGCTGGTGTTGCGAGTGACGAACCCGTTCAACGAGGTCGTCGATGTGCGCCCCGTGCCACTAAAAACGCCGGGGGCCAACCCGCTGCTCACGAGTCTTTCGGCGGCCGAGGCGTCGATTACTCTGCCGCAAGCCAACCTGGCAGCCGGGCGGCATGACCCGGCGGCGGGACTTTCGCCCGAGCGCGTCGACGGCGTGGAAGTCGAACGTCGCGCGTCCCATGGCAGCCGGCAGCGCTGGCGTATCGACACCTTGCCGGCCGGTTACTATCAACTGCGCATCGGTTACGGCGCCGAAAACGCCCGCGGCTGGTCCGAGCCCTGGCCCGTCGTGGTGATTGAACCTTGGGTCTCGCTGGGCGGCGGCGAGTTTGGCTGGACGCTCGGCGATTTGAACACGCTGGGCGCGCAGAGCATGCGGCTGGTGACCCACTCGGGCATTTCCAAGATCAAGTTGCCGATGATCGTCGACTTGTACAACGTCGAAGGCCGCAAGCAGTTGATCGCTGCGGCCGACGCCTGGAAGCGTCAGCAAATCAACCTGGTGGCCGTTGTTGACCAGGCGCCGAACGTCACGCCCCCCGATACGAAGCATCGCGGCGCGAAAGAGATAGCGCCTTCGCAGCGGACGGCGATCGAGTTGCTCGAAGCCAATCCGAGCGATTATTACACGGCGCTCGAGCCGATTCTGGCGCGATTGGCCTGGCAGATCGATGCCTGGCAATGGGGGCGTGACGGCGATCTGAGCTGCGCGGGCTACACCGAGTTGAACGAACGCGTCAAAGCGATCAAGGCGCAGCTCGACCGCGTGCAAGGGGATTCGACGATCGGGCTTCCCTGGTCGGCGCGCAGTCTGAACGACCCAGCGATTGCCGCCCCGAAGCGGTCGTGGCGGTTCGCGGCCATCGACGACGCGCCGGCCAGCGCGTCGGTCCAGCCATCGTCGACCGCCAAAGGGGTTGAAGGAAAATGGCGCGAAGTGAAGCCAGCCACGCCACAAAGCAGCGCCAGTACGACGCACGAGTTGGCACGCTGGGTCACCCTGCGACCGCAAGCCACGAGCGAGGCGCCGCTCAACAAGCGGATCGACGACCTGGTGGCCCGCACTCTTTCGGCCAAGCTGCAAGGGGCGGCGGCGATCTTCGTGGCCCAGCCTTTCGATCCAAACTATGGCCTGGCCAATGCCCAAGGCGTGCCGGGTGATTTGTATCTGCCGTGGCGCACCACGGCGTCGCTGTTGGACGGCACGACTTACGAAGGGCGGCTGACCCTGCCGGGGGAAAGCGACAACTACCTGTTCTCGCATCATCGCCAGGCGGTGATGGTCATGCGCCGCGACAGCGCCGGCCAGGAATCGTTGTTCCTGGGAGATGGCGCGCGCCGCGTCGACATCTGGGGTCATAGTCGGCCGCTGCCGTTGATCGACGGCCGCCAGTTGGTCGACGTCGAGTCAACCTGTTGTTTCGTGGTCGGGTTGAATCTGCCGATCGCGCGCTGGCGCATGTTGGCCCAGACGCAACTGCCCCGGCTGGCCACACAGTTTGGCGTCCGCCAGCGCGATGCGGTGGTGGTGCAAAACACGTTTGACCGCCGAGTGAGCGGTGTCTTGAAGCTGCACG comes from Planctomycetota bacterium and encodes:
- a CDS encoding dipeptidase is translated as MPAPFESYLTEHAARFEDELCQWLRIPSVSAISAHRNDTRRAAAWVAGQLQALGLQVEQVETPGHPIIYAEWLGALGAPTVLVYGHYDVQPADPLDEWITPPFEPARREGNIYARGATDDKGQVLTHVKAAEAWLRTAGKLPVNLKFLIEGEEEVGSENLEPFVAANRDKLACDVIVISDTAQYAPGKPAITYGLRGIAYFEVKLRGPAKDLHSGIFGGAVSNPANALAKMLGGLVDEQGRIQVPGFYDHVVPLTPREREQFAALNYDDAELCKQLEVGGLSGEAGYSTLERRWARPTCDINGLTSGYQGEGAKTVLPCRASAKLSFRLVPNQTPAEVERGLRTFLQSRLPPGVTMEIVAHHGAPGILTPLESPYMAAAEQAIAAGFGTPPVLVREGGSIPIVSTFKELLGVDTLLLGWGLNDDGAHGPNEKFCLADYHRAIKSSAWLWEHIGRLKGAKK
- the serS gene encoding serine--tRNA ligase, with protein sequence MLDRKFIVDNAAAVKANCAARGVKADVDRFVALEADRRQLQAKTDELNRQANEVAKNIGRAKDAAERDARKEEGRAIREQVTAVEHQMTAVAEELDTVQRGIPNMSHPSAPPGAGDDKAVEVRRGKAPIPKFDFKPLDHVTLGEKLGIIDLEGGARVTGHGFYFLKNDAVLLELALQRWAVGLLMGEGFTAAITPDLALNEVLHGTGYIPRGPETQIYSIANTDLSLVATAEITLGGLMRDQILDVEQLPIKLCGISHCYRTEAGAAGRATRGLYRVHQFTKVEMFAFTTPDASDAALEMLRDLECRIFDELGVPYRVIDIAAGDLGGPAYRKYDLEAWMPGRGEAGEFGEVTSTSNCTDYQARRLGIRFRRKGEKGTQFVHTLNGTAVAISRALIAIIENYQQADGTIRVPKVLQPWVGKEVIG
- a CDS encoding WecB/TagA/CpsF family glycosyltransferase, which codes for MAELLVYQSVTAPEPAMEKPELTFSSSVVPVSNPAAPLAQNEWFALSGSPTLPAGKPGVEDHATKPLWSLPLPASARRFRVLDVSMLDMTFDDALALCEWLVLNPGDQPHTLYYANAHTLNLAYEEPSFREVLNRATVVLGDGTGVRWAARMQGVRVQANLNGTDLVPEFLEVTSGKRFGYYLLGSTPEIVARSAAVAAEMFPGWTQCGFHAGFLSEANESAVIDEINRVRPHLLLVAMGNPIQEKWIDRNRSRLNARLCMGVGALVDRWAGELIRAPLWVRKLGMEWADILRRQPHKWQRYVLGNPKYLWRIVQERCRQICTRGC
- a CDS encoding DinB family protein; this translates as MFEYALPIYAFGLTYAQKLVADLDDAQLCAQPVPERTMNHAAFTLGHLAWVSEAGGNLLGAPPTATPDRKELFGMGSTPSSDRAIYPSKAELLAWLEAGHARLVTAVQGAQPEVFTQPAPERMRARFPTMGSLILGLMTSHEATHLGQLSAWRRAMGLPPVF
- a CDS encoding sugar phosphate isomerase/epimerase is translated as MLQLKIALQLRSLPTSFRRALDVARQLNIDAVEIDARGEVNPQLGETGIRQVRKLLDDQGLRVAAVEFRTRRGYEVEEDLQPRVEATRAAMRLAYELGARVVVNQVGRVPADDKSPIWQRLTEVLADLGAYGQKVGAMLCTETGAESGADLRRLLEALPKGALGVTFDPGNLIVNGFSSQDAAQELAGWIEHVHVNDAVRDLARGRGMAVEIGRGAADFPALLGLLEERQYRGYLSIERGSVDNPALEVSQAVQYLRNL